Within the Xanthocytophaga agilis genome, the region GTTGGAAGGTAATCGCAACGATGCGTAATCCAGAGAAAGAAACAGATCTGAATCAACTACCCAATGTCACACTTTTGCCAATGGATGTTACTGACCACAAACAGATCAACGAAACAGTATCCAAGGCTATATCACTTGGAAAAATAGATGTCGTTTTTAATAATGCGGGTTATGGTCTCATGGGTCCTTTGGAAGGAACGTCAGAGGAACAGATACATCGCCAACTGGATACAAATCTTATAGGAGTAATCCTGGTCACACAAGCTCTTATACCTCATTTTCGGGAGAATAGAGATGGGCTTTTTCTAACTACCACGTCTATCGGAGGTCAGATAACTGTTCCCTTCTCTACTTTGTACCATGCAACAAAATGGGCATTGGAAGGATTTAATGAGAGCCTTGCGTTTGAATTACAGGAATTTAATATTCGTGTAAAAACGATTGCTCCAGGTGGAATTGCCACTGATTTTGCTGGACGATCCATGAATCTGAGTACACATGAGGCTTATCAGGAAACGTTTGACAAAATGCTAAAGGTTCTATCCGGATCTTCTATATTTGAATTCTCAACTGCCGATAAAATTGCAGAGGTTGCATATGAAGCAGCTACTGATGGCAAAGATATAGTAAGATACCTCGCAGGCCCAGATGCACACACATTATCTATGCAAAGAGCACAACAAGGTCCGGAAACTTTTCGAAAAGAAATCGCCAAAGCATTGTTGAGCTGATAGAACATTACTCTTGCAACAATGGGAGAACAAACCAAAGATCTGGGTGGAATTATTTATTCCACTTATACAGATGCTAACCGATCTGGAGAGCAATTTATCCATGAACACCATTTAGCATATATTATTTCAGGCAGTCTGTCCATCATTGATGGTGGTCAAACTGATACATTTAATGCAGGTGATATAGTATTGCTGCGAAAAAATAATCTTGGAAAGTTTATTAAGCAGCCTGCAAAAGACGGGCATTTTATTGCCATTACAATTCTTCTTGACAATGAAACTTTAGTAAATGTCAGTAAAGGACAACAGCTTGCCGAAGAAGTATATGCTTCTTCGCAAGCTGTTGTGTCGATAGGCCCAGATGTATTGCTAACAAATTATTTTCATTCGCTGCTTCCTTACTTTGAAGAAGTATTGACAGAAGATCTAATACACTATAAAAAACAGGAAGCAATTCTATTACTGCTAAGATGTAATCCTTCCTTAAGAAATATTCTCTTTGACTTTGGCGTTCCAGGCAAAATAGATCTGGAAGAATTTATGAATCGCAACTTCCGATACAATGTCTCTCTTGATAAGTTTGCCTATCTGACGGGGAGAAGTCTGGCATCTTTCAAACGAGACTTCGAAAAGATCTTTAATACCTCTCCTAATCGATGGATACAACAACGCAGGCTCAAGGAAGCTCATTATCTCATCAGAGAAAAGAAGCAAAAGCCATCAGATGTATACCTGGAAGTAGGCTTTGAAAGCTTATCCCATTTCTCGTATTCTTTCAAACAGTTTTTTGGAAAGAACCCTTCTTCTCTATCATAAGCAACTAATACACTTATGATATCTCAGACATTTTTATTTATCAGGCAATTACGGCATCTTCGTTATGCAACCATGCCTTTTTAGCTAATAGTTCCTCTTCTGTTTCCCGGTAATCTGGATCTTCTACACAGCAATCTACCGGACATACAGCTGCACACTGAGGTTCTTCATGAAACCCTTTGCACTCTGTACATTTTCCGGGTACGATATAATAGAAGTCATTGGAAACAGGTTCCTGAGGATCTTTCCCCCCTAACTTTGAGCCGTCTTCCAATTCGATAAACTGTAGTTGCGTTCCTTCACCCCAGGTCCACTCAGCCCCCCCTTCATAGATAGCAGTATTTGGGCATTCGGGTTCACAGGCACCACAGTTGATGCAATCGTCGGTTATGATAATAGCCATGTTTCTTTTCTTCCAAGTTTTCTTTTACAAGTTTACATCTCATCTCTATCAATTACCAATCAGAAAAAATTATAGCCCATTACTTAAAGTTATAATGACTCATGCAAAAACGTTTAAACAGCAGTACCAGTTTATTAGTCTGGCCATGCAATTGAATAAACTGAAATGTACGGTAAATATCCAAGCCTTTGATATCGAGAATGCTAAGTTGGTTTTGCTGTAATTCGGAAGTAATAGAGTGAATAGAGAGAAAAGCAGCACAGTTGGAATGCATCAGGTATTGTTTAATGCTTTCAGTATTTTCCAGCTGAATTTCAATATTCAGTTCTTTTGGGTGTATCTTGATCTGAGCAAGAGCCTGGTATACTACATCTAATGTACCTGAACCATGTTCCCGCAATACCAGTGGGATAGCATGCAGCTGTTCAGCCTTCGTCTCCGCTTTAGCAGCTAATTTGTTGTTGGTTCGGGTCACCAGCACTATCTCATCTTTTACAAACGGTTCATACATAATTTGCGGATGGTGAGAGATACCTTCCACCAGTGCCACATCTATCTTTTCATGAATAATCTGCTGTTCAATCTGTTCGCTGTTACCCGTAAAGAAGCTGATCTGGACAGAAGGATGCGTGGATTTAA harbors:
- a CDS encoding SDR family oxidoreductase; amino-acid sequence: MKTIFITGASSGLGKAAARLFISKGWKVIATMRNPEKETDLNQLPNVTLLPMDVTDHKQINETVSKAISLGKIDVVFNNAGYGLMGPLEGTSEEQIHRQLDTNLIGVILVTQALIPHFRENRDGLFLTTTSIGGQITVPFSTLYHATKWALEGFNESLAFELQEFNIRVKTIAPGGIATDFAGRSMNLSTHEAYQETFDKMLKVLSGSSIFEFSTADKIAEVAYEAATDGKDIVRYLAGPDAHTLSMQRAQQGPETFRKEIAKALLS
- a CDS encoding AraC family transcriptional regulator, translating into MGEQTKDLGGIIYSTYTDANRSGEQFIHEHHLAYIISGSLSIIDGGQTDTFNAGDIVLLRKNNLGKFIKQPAKDGHFIAITILLDNETLVNVSKGQQLAEEVYASSQAVVSIGPDVLLTNYFHSLLPYFEEVLTEDLIHYKKQEAILLLLRCNPSLRNILFDFGVPGKIDLEEFMNRNFRYNVSLDKFAYLTGRSLASFKRDFEKIFNTSPNRWIQQRRLKEAHYLIREKKQKPSDVYLEVGFESLSHFSYSFKQFFGKNPSSLS
- a CDS encoding 4Fe-4S dicluster domain-containing protein → MAIIITDDCINCGACEPECPNTAIYEGGAEWTWGEGTQLQFIELEDGSKLGGKDPQEPVSNDFYYIVPGKCTECKGFHEEPQCAAVCPVDCCVEDPDYRETEEELLAKKAWLHNEDAVIA
- a CDS encoding LysR substrate-binding domain-containing protein: MIFDFRLKVFYTVSQKLSFTKAANELFITQPAVTKHINELEHQLGVALFKRHGNSISLTLPGQVLVRYAEQIFQIYAALENELAEFSTETSGNIRIGASTTLAQYVLPKILALFKSTHPSVQISFFTGNSEQIEQQIIHEKIDVALVEGISHHPQIMYEPFVKDEIVLVTRTNNKLAAKAETKAEQLHAIPLVLREHGSGTLDVVYQALAQIKIHPKELNIEIQLENTESIKQYLMHSNCAAFLSIHSITSELQQNQLSILDIKGLDIYRTFQFIQLHGQTNKLVLLFKRFCMSHYNFK